One window from the genome of Terriglobia bacterium encodes:
- the larE gene encoding ATP-dependent sacrificial sulfur transferase LarE — MAKKQKALDELRGAGSVLVAFSGGVDSAVLLALAVEALGRDRVLAVTGRSASLPPQDRSDAGEIAESLRVSHQEVDPGEMDRPEYRANAGDRCYHCRAALFDALDRIAADRGLGAVAFGAIADDQGDFRPGMRAAAEHRVLAPLLEAGLTKEDVRALAAGAGLRIKDKPASACLSSRIPVGIEVTTERLGQIARAETALQDLGFGQVRVRYHGEVARLELDPLGDRRIADPEVRRRVVDVVKAAGFRFVALDLEGYRTGSLNPKGRLR, encoded by the coding sequence ATTGCCAAAAAGCAAAAAGCTCTCGACGAGCTTCGAGGAGCCGGGAGCGTGCTCGTGGCATTCTCGGGCGGGGTGGACTCGGCGGTCCTCCTCGCACTGGCGGTCGAGGCACTCGGGAGGGACCGGGTACTTGCTGTGACCGGGCGTTCGGCTTCCCTGCCCCCGCAGGATCGCTCCGACGCCGGGGAGATCGCCGAATCGCTCAGGGTCTCCCACCAAGAGGTCGATCCGGGGGAAATGGACCGGCCCGAGTACAGGGCCAACGCCGGCGATCGCTGCTATCACTGCCGCGCTGCCCTTTTTGACGCACTCGACCGAATCGCGGCGGACCGCGGGCTCGGGGCGGTAGCCTTTGGCGCCATCGCCGACGATCAGGGGGATTTCCGTCCGGGAATGCGCGCCGCCGCGGAGCACCGCGTGCTCGCCCCGCTGCTCGAAGCGGGGCTGACGAAGGAGGACGTCCGAGCGCTGGCCGCCGGCGCGGGGCTGAGGATCAAGGACAAGCCCGCGAGTGCCTGCCTGTCGTCGCGAATCCCCGTCGGCATCGAGGTCACGACGGAGCGTTTGGGTCAGATCGCCCGAGCCGAGACGGCCCTCCAGGACCTCGGCTTCGGCCAGGTCCGGGTCCGTTACCACGGCGAAGTCGCACGGCTCGAGCTCGACCCCCTCGGGGACCGGCGCATCGCCGATCCGGAGGTCCGCCGCCGTGTCGTCGACGTGGTCAAGGCCGCCGGTTTCCGGTTCGTGGCGCTCGACCTCG
- a CDS encoding S8 family serine peptidase produces MHSRFLAGWKGLVLAAAVASLVLLPMTGALAAAGTEKPAGGAQGFASATGDPDRIKLPTLYPRANYQWPYATGPFYGAVENPQTPAKGVLRLAVGSFDASVGIPSIPQELRTTVKLDRQSSQYFLLQVDPATLGDGSFDRLRDGIVSGGGAVVESLSGGAFLVRLTAATYGVLQGQPGVQLVEPYHPAFRLSPYIGRVPLADPVKALSSVYSLDIQLFPGEDASAVAREIAALGGNVTAVWTDEIKADVNRDKLADVASLEPVKMVFESVPVWLWGEETTTTMQTGHWNLGAIPYHDAGINGGGNGLATAQVMMELDNGIQLDAGDLSDTFTSSGTPGLAHRKVSGYVATTAFGGSGDLLGCDAPPQGGTTHGQMVAATALGNGTATASGYGGTWYAPDPNTGRRWKLDGVAPKARLIAYDGQVTSSFTACGAVNATTTVGDLTPGNLYTPGQACANPVPATAGSLCDAYGFFAATASDPRTFVLAWGTSANPVYGTFASKVDSFLFDHNDAMVFIAAGDDSKDTDRNSIPDPGTVSDPASAKNAVVVGGADNANDGGL; encoded by the coding sequence ATGCACAGTCGTTTTCTCGCTGGCTGGAAGGGCCTGGTGCTGGCCGCAGCCGTCGCGAGCCTGGTCCTGCTGCCCATGACGGGGGCCCTGGCCGCCGCGGGTACCGAAAAACCCGCGGGAGGTGCCCAGGGATTCGCCTCGGCCACGGGTGACCCGGACAGGATCAAGCTCCCGACGCTGTACCCCCGGGCGAACTATCAGTGGCCCTACGCCACCGGTCCCTTCTACGGGGCGGTGGAAAACCCGCAGACGCCGGCCAAAGGCGTTCTCCGGCTCGCCGTCGGCTCGTTCGACGCGAGCGTCGGGATTCCGAGCATCCCGCAGGAGCTGCGGACGACCGTCAAGCTCGACAGGCAGTCATCGCAGTACTTCCTTCTGCAGGTCGACCCGGCGACGTTGGGCGACGGATCGTTCGACCGACTCAGGGACGGCATCGTCTCCGGCGGCGGTGCGGTGGTCGAGAGCCTGAGCGGTGGAGCCTTCCTGGTGCGCCTCACGGCTGCGACGTACGGCGTGCTTCAGGGTCAACCGGGCGTGCAACTCGTCGAGCCCTACCACCCGGCGTTCAGGCTCTCGCCGTACATCGGCAGGGTCCCGCTCGCCGATCCGGTGAAGGCCCTTTCGAGCGTCTACTCCCTCGACATCCAGCTGTTCCCCGGGGAAGACGCGAGCGCGGTCGCCCGCGAAATCGCGGCCCTCGGCGGCAACGTCACCGCGGTCTGGACGGACGAGATCAAGGCCGACGTCAACCGGGACAAGCTGGCGGACGTCGCGAGCCTCGAGCCCGTGAAGATGGTCTTCGAGTCGGTCCCGGTCTGGCTGTGGGGTGAGGAAACCACCACCACGATGCAGACCGGCCACTGGAACCTGGGCGCGATCCCCTACCACGACGCGGGGATCAACGGCGGCGGCAACGGCCTCGCCACCGCGCAGGTCATGATGGAGCTCGACAACGGCATCCAGCTCGATGCCGGCGATCTTTCGGACACGTTCACGTCGTCGGGCACTCCCGGACTCGCGCACCGCAAGGTGAGCGGGTACGTGGCGACCACCGCCTTCGGCGGCTCGGGCGACCTGCTCGGTTGCGACGCGCCACCGCAGGGTGGCACGACTCACGGCCAGATGGTGGCCGCCACGGCGCTCGGCAACGGGACCGCCACCGCGTCCGGCTACGGCGGCACCTGGTACGCTCCCGACCCGAACACCGGAAGGCGCTGGAAACTGGACGGCGTCGCCCCGAAGGCGCGGCTCATCGCGTACGACGGCCAGGTGACGAGCAGTTTCACGGCGTGCGGGGCGGTGAACGCCACCACCACGGTCGGCGATCTCACACCGGGTAATCTCTACACACCGGGACAGGCCTGCGCCAATCCGGTTCCGGCTACGGCGGGAAGCCTCTGCGACGCGTACGGCTTCTTCGCCGCCACGGCCAGCGACCCGCGGACCTTCGTCCTCGCGTGGGGCACGTCGGCCAACCCGGTCTACGGAACCTTCGCCTCCAAGGTCGACTCCTTCCTGTTCGACCACAACGACGCGATGGTGTTCATCGCGGCGGGGGACGATTCGAAGGACACGGACCGCAACTCGATCCCGGATCCCGGGACGGTCTCCGATCCCGCGTCCGCCAAGAACGCCGTCGTGGTCGGCGGCGCCGACAACGCGAACGACGGCGGCCTCGA